Below is a window of Negativicutes bacterium DNA.
GAAGTCAGCAATAGCAATAAAATTAATGAAACCTTGATACAACAAGCGCTATCAGTCGTTAATTATAATATCAATGTAATGTCGGAAGCACAAGCTACCCCTACTTACAACGCCAACCCTAACGAAAATACCCAGGCTAAAGTTAATAAAAATTTATTTGACCGTTTGGTATAGTGGTGAAAATTATGTGGGAAAAATTAAATCACAATATTGATAAAATGTTAATGTTAACGAAGAATTTGTTGCTAGCGGTAGAAAAGCAACATCAAAAATTATTAAACAATGATAAAATCGGCTTTGATGAAATTATCAAAGAACAAAGTGAAATTACCGGGAAACTTTTAATGTGTGAAAAAGAAAAAGAAACTATCATTAATGAAATTATGTATAATCAGAAAATTAATTTGGCTAATTTAACGTTATTGCAAACGGTTGAATTTGCGAAAGACAAAAAACAAGAATTAATGCTAA
It encodes the following:
- the flgN gene encoding flagellar export chaperone FlgN; amino-acid sequence: MWEKLNHNIDKMLMLTKNLLLAVEKQHQKLLNNDKIGFDEIIKEQSEITGKLLMCEKEKETIINEIMYNQKINLANLTLLQTVEFAKDKKQELMLKVLELNAVGEKIRNYITKNKNLNDQAMRFINFNINVITGTTADTTYTAQNTGNVITKKKMFDQSI